Genomic segment of Catharus ustulatus isolate bCatUst1 chromosome 3, bCatUst1.pri.v2, whole genome shotgun sequence:
aaaaaaaccccacttacTTGTATGCTAATATAGCAGTATTTTACCAGCATCACCCTTTCACATTTTGGGAATATATATTCCTATATCCTGTTCAAGATGCTGGATGTGAACTTGTGCAAAAATATCTCAGACATGGTTAATACATTCACTAGCGAATCTCAGAAGAATATGGGATTTCCCAAGCCTCTTTGGTAGCAAACATACATTGCTATTCTAACTACTTCTAAGCCAGTATCCCTCTGAGGAAGAACTGTCTCAGATTTTTCTGCAAGCTCTCATTATCACAGCAGTATTTATGCCTGTGCCTCAGGGGAGCAAGCAGACAGCTTCATCCATCCCACACACAGCCAGCACTTCCTGGACCCTACTTACACAGAGGGttcttttaaaactaattttatcTCAGGCCGAGGGTTCAGGCAATGACCTTCTAGATACCACCATAGCCCCAGCAATAATTGCTTGGACTGTTATGCCACATTAAATTTCATAACCTTAATCTGCTAAGTGGTACTGAAAGAAGAGTGAGAAGCCAGGTGGTCATAGCTGTTCTAATCCAGCGTTATCAGTCAGACATTCACACACCATTGTCATGCTGCTGGGGCTCCTAAGGACTCccaagaaagaaatacaaaacactTCTCAAGATACTTAAGCCTTCTCCAAATACATACAAATCTGATGTgttttcagaaagcagcagcattttttctgGTCTCTGCTGCTCGTGTTCCTTCTGAAATGTACTGATATCCTATATCTTAAGGCAATTGCAATTGGAGTTTCCTGTAGGACTTGTTAAGAATGAAAGTTTTACATGGTGAGGATGAAGGATAAGACCAGCAGACATGACTACAAGCACCACTTCTGCAGCTCTATCTTGCCTGATAGAGAGGtctctgaaatgcagcaggTCTTTTACTCCATGACACTCTTGGCTATGTTCACCACATGTGAACAATTTAACATAAATCAGAGATAAATATATTTGCTCAGAATTTAAACGTCTACATACTGACATATGAGAGAGCACAAGAAGCAGATGGGGTTACCATTGTCCTCTCTTTTGCCACATGGCAAAGCAAGTGACACAAAATggattattttgtttctatgGAAAGAAATACCATCTCCTGCTGGAAGTGCTCTTCTCTGCCTGTGCAGATCGTGGCTTAACATACAGCTGTCTGATGGATTCATCCAGCTGCCTGTTCTGCTTGAGTCATGAGGATCTGGGCTGTGCAACTGCTGTCACTCAGGAAAGGTAGGTGTTGGAATCTGGAATGTCAGACAGTAAGCCCCCCAAGCAGCTACAGGCTCTTCTCGGAGCTTTTCCTTTGGTGATAAGGAGCAGCTGCCTCTAAAGAGAGCAGAGGGTCCTTACATACATTAATGTTGCCTAGTTTCATGTTAGCTCAATTTGAGAGTGAAAATAATGTGGCAATAGGATCTCCTCTGGTCTAAGTGGGGCCTCTgttatttaacatatttttcttaaagattACTGCTAGCAAGGCTGGGACATCTTGATAATCCTTGACTGCAACCTGAGAATTTGAGAGATGAAGGCAACAGAGGTGACAGGTTGTTTTGAGTGGGTGGTGGGGATACTACTAACTTCTGTGGGCAGCTTTAAATCTTCACTAAAAATACCCTGCAACAGATAACCAAATAACTGGCTTTCTACAAGCGccatttttttagttttgttgttttcccaGTTACGTTATTTTTCTGATTcctttgtttgggatttttttctcagaaaagttTTACAAATTTTTCACTCTTGTCAAGAACTTTGCAAATTAGTATggaagacaaaaacagaggctttttcctctccctgtctCTTCCACTGCATTTACTTTTCTGGTCAAGGTGAAGGATAAAACCTCATTGTTCCTCCAACAGAAGGTGAGGTTATGTGgcttcaaaaaagaaaattattatccAGTTTTCAGGctatagtatttttttctttaaaaaaaactccaaactatGAAAAACTAGTGTTGAGACTCTCCaataattttctccctttgatCTGCACTCTGACAGGtagttctttcttctttttcacttatttttcatGTTACTGGTTCCTATTTTGtgctaaatttaattttgcgctatatttaattttcctctcgTTAACATAACCCAAATGTCACTGCCAACTGCCACCAAGACAATCATTCTGAGTTGAGATGAACACATTAGTTGTgaattcctttggaaaaaaaaccattccATAGCCTGAATATCTGTGGAAGATGAAGTCTAAATTTGATCGTGACAAAAATCAGTAAATCAGAGTTCTTGTTTAGCTGCTGCTACATGTTCTCTGACTTGATcaacaaatttatttcattcctCTTCCCCTTTCAAGCCAATAAAAAATAGTTTCATGCAACTGAAAAATGCTTTGGGCAAGACTGGGAGAAGCAAATAACTTATTTACTGAATACGGGGTGTTGACTGATTCAAAATGTCTCGCCAATTCATCTGAAGTCACCAAATGCTTGGAGCTTGAAAGAGGATGTGGGGCTCAGTTAGTGGAACAAGATCATGCTGAGGGCAGATGGTTCCCCTTGAGCAGTCAGGATACTGCCCTCAGTATTTTTTGATATCCAGATCTCCTCGTTGTGCGAGTACCTTGGGCATTGGTCTGGAGGGGGTCACCTTTGCCTGACCACCTCAGCTAACAAGCATTTCAGTCATTTTGGCAGCAGGAACTCAAAACACATCACCTCTGAAATGCTCCTGACGTGGCAGACAGGGCACACCAGTGGGAGATACATGTTCAGGCCCATGTCAGCAGAGGAGAACTCCATGCTGCTGTCCTGAATTTTGGAGTATCCGAAGTGTCTATCCAGACAGCAGAGTCAACGCTACAGCACCCACGTCCTGCCTTGTTGCATGAACTGCACTGTCATCCCACCCTTTTCATTCATccacaaataaattaaacaggTAAGACACAAGGTTTAATttccttgtgtgtgtgtgtggtgtggaaggaaaataaagcatattttttctgaatttcagttcGGAGTCTAACCAGAAGCATTCACTTTTATCACATTCATAGTGCAGGGCTGACATTTCACCTCTACAATATATCTGGGTAACTGCAAGCACAGTTCCAGCCTGAGCAAGAGCTTTTTAAGGCTAAGGCTTTAGTGATGAAGCACTATGAGAACCACTTGGATTACCCTGGAAACACTTCCATGTAAACAAAGTCTAATGGTGGGCACCTTCTGTCCTTCCAACACTTTGTCAGATCACACTCTGCCATGAGGGACGAGTTCCTCTCCAGCACTCAGTCATAGCGGGGAATCAAAGCATGGAAACCACATGAGCACAGATTACACAGCCTCTCAAGTCTGGCAGCCAGATGTTGACTTGCAAGAGTGAGTGCAACCAGATGgcttttctgccattttttttctccaaacatTCACAAGAGGTTAACAGAATGACACACATAGAGATAAGTTCGTTATCATATTTGTATATTTAGACACATACACATATTAGCCCTCTCAAAACTATAATCCCTGAGGATTACTGGCAGGACTAGGATTTTCAGATGTCAGGACCAGCTCAGACTCTGCAAGAAACTCCAAGTAACAACCAGACTAGGACTTCTCCATATTGCTGCCCTGATCCATATGTCAGGATCAGCCCAAGAGTGCAATCCAGAGAATCCCTTTGCAACCACTTAAAAACACAGTCCTGGATGCAGTATCTGGGGGCAGCTCATCAGCTGAACATGGACAGCTTATCAGCTGAACATGgacagctttgcttttttctaCCCATGCAAAACTGCCTTACAGTGAATTGCTTGGGATTtggaatgaaaaaatacagcaagaagATCACTGTTGTGACATACTGGTTGCTGATGCAAAATGCTCGGACAAAGGAAAGAGGGTTTTGATGGGATATTCCTACATCCCAACATCATCTAGCTGTTGGGTACTTCTTTGAGGCCACAGAAACATGCTTTCTAATGAAGCTGACATCAGAGCCCGATGGAGAGAAATCTGGGCAGGTCAGCTCAGAATCAGTACATGCAGATGTGAATTTCAAGGATCAGTTTCAAGGCTGAGCCCTCATCACTAGCCCACACCTCCATCCATTCCACAGTGTCTATGCCAGACAGCCACATCtggaacaaaaacatttcattccACTTAGTATCCTGTGCTTTTCCCTATACATGGGTTTGCCATTCACATACTCCTTGTGTGCTGCACAGTCTCACACAAGCTGGAGAGTATTCATTTGGGACAGCAAGGAATATCAGCAGATGGACAACAACCAACACTTAACTGCTATGACTTATATTCTAATGAAACAAAATCTAGGAACAACTCTAATTCCCAGCTGGATAATACAGAGAAGCAGCAATTCTGGCCCTGAGCTGCTTTTAACTGACCTGGATCTCATGAAGGCAAGTGAAAACTCCCATTAGAGCATTTGACCCTTAGACAGGCTAATTCTAGTTGATTGTTCCCATTTTATTTAGTTATGCAAACAAGCACCAAGTCCTGCACTTAAGCTTTCATAAATAATATCCATTCCCCAAAAAGCCCAGGTGAGAGCCTTATTCtttcataagaaaaataaataagtagaaattaatgaataaatttCCATGTAAATATCAGTAGAACTTATTGCAATTAAATCCAGGAAGAGCTGGGGGAGCCCAGATGGAAGAAAAAGTTAAAGCCCTTCTAACACAAGTTCCTCTCAGTGACTCGGGAAACAAACACTGAAGGCACCCAAGAGTCAAGCTCTTCTCCTGGCAGGCTGGCCAGGCTTGTGTGCATCTTTCAcaggaagaagaaatcaaaGATATCTTAATGATGCATCCTTCGAAAGActgcatttcctctcctccctaCAGCCTCTTAAGACAATTTTGCTAGAGGGATGAGAGTGGCTGGAAATACCCCAGTGAAGCATTTAGTCAGAAGACTGATACATAGACAGAGAACTTTCTTAATACCTTTATGAACcgaaaatgttttgtttgaaaCAGCTCTATGTGAATGACCTTTGGAGAAGCCTTGAAGCCCACAACAGCTGCTCTAACAGACAAGACACCAGACTTCCCTGACAGCTGTGGGGCCTCGGGAGCTTCTGGATTCCTGGAAACACTGACAAGTTGTCAATTCTATCCAGTTTTGACCACAGccaaatttcaaaattcctgaaaaCTGGGAGCCCTTGCTTTTAGCTACCTCAGGTCTGAATTCTAGAGGCAAAACAAGGGTTGCAACATTTCCTGTCAAGTTCAAATACTGAAATAGTACAAATTAGTTCTTCTCAGAATTGTGAGATTACCTTCAAACCATGACACTTAAACGAACAGATGTTTTCTCTTGCCTTCTGATTTGCAGACCTCTGATGTGTCAGTGGTATTTTTTGTAGTAACTGCATAAAACCTTTTAACTTTCTCTTacaaaaacaaggcaaaacTGAAACTCCTGTGCAGTAATCTTCTGAGTGTTGCAAAGGCTATGGATAAAAGTAGCTGCATTACCATGCTTCTAGATGTGGCCTTTTAGAGCTACAGTCCTAGTGCCAGCTGCATAAAGGACAAGCCCTTAAGATGCAGCACTATGGAGCAGCTGTTGAGAAGGAACACAGCTGCAAGAACACTCCAGAAGAAGTGGAGCTCAATAAGGGACCTCAGGAGAGGTAGGGAGAAGCCAGGGAAGTATAGACTTGGttcttcctcagaaaaaaaggtGGTGAAAACAAGAAAGGACTAAGGAATCATAGTCTATGAGACAGACATGGACTTTTCAAAGTTTTTACCTTTTCAACTGGGACAAAACTGCCTCACAGGAAGTCAGATTCTGAAAGCCTCCAACCTGTCTGCAAATACCAGGAACAACAACCAGCAACTTTTGTATGTTTCTGCAGAGTTCCACAGAAATTAATATATCCAGAAAACTCATTTCCTCTTCAAATTTATATGCAACAGGAGCCCACAACTATGGAGACTGCTGGTCACTTCACATAGCCCTAATGTCAAGACTTCCCAAGAACTGTGCTATAGTCAGTTCTCTGAGCTCCAGGGATTTCCCATCAATTCAGACATTCTTTAAAACACTGCTGTAGGACACATCAAAGCTGCTTCTTTGGTGTCTTGGGCCTGTCTGGGTCCACCACCAGCTCGGGCAGGTCCAGGTAGCAGGTTTACCAATTTGTGCTAATTGGTCTATCCATCTCTTTGGGTAAGAAGATCCAgtgaaaagctgctgctgcagcagcagcagccctacAAAGCAGCACAGTTTTAACTGCAAAGCTCCATCCTCAGGTTGTGTACTCCCTGCACACTTTGCTTAATTACAGCAATGTGACAGGCTTCACCCCTGCAGTTACATCTGTGGTCTCTGGACTTGAAATACCATTCAGGATGTCATGTACAGCGTGTCCCTACACAGACACACTTAAAGCCCCATGAGGCAGATGGGAATCCTACAAGCATCTTCATTTTAATTAGGAATACATCTCTCTagcctctgcctgcctggctcTAGTTAcaataaattctgtatttgaCTGTATGTATTACCATAAACGGCCTtctccacagcagcactgtgtcCTCCCCACATATTGTTCACCTTGATTATTGAGAAAGTGGAAATCCAAGCAGATCCCCTCCTGAGCAGTGAGAACACCCAGCCAGGTTCCTAACCTGACTCTTGGAAATTCAACTCGGAAGCCCAAAGTCAACAGAGTAAGACAGACTGACACTCCCACCTAGTGGGGAAGGCACAGCTCTGAGTCTGGGACTAGAGCTGCTTCAGCTCTGCAGACTCACACACTCCTTCCACAGAACCCTATGCTTTCTGAATCAACAAGAGTAACAGCTATGACAAAACCTGAGAGCATTACTTTTAATTattaagcaaaagaaaaatgcagtttaagtTACCAGTATTTTTATCTCCTCAGTATTAGACATGACTACAAACACAACTCTTTCACTTTATAGTAGTGTAATGATTAACTTCTGCAAGGTCAATGCAACAGGCATGTAAAATATTAGCAGAATAGCACAATGACATTTTAAACCTGCTTTGCTATGCTAGAGAGAACTAAAGTCTTGAATGCAAAGACAAGTACGTCTTCAGTAAATAAGAGATTTCAATATGTAGGAGAGCATACCAGCTCACAAGCTGTGTCACTGTCAGTATTTTCTGGAGACAGTTTAGGGGTTTACTACTTTGGGATGGTTTTTGATACATGCTGTAGATaaaggtaaaattaaaaattgtaagGTGGCAATTAGAAGCTGGAGGGAAAAAGCCTCTCTGAtctatttccatttctgcatGCTCAGTAGAGACACCCACAGGCCCCTCCTGTTTCCCAGCAGGATGAAGATGCCATCCTCAGGGCATCACCCCCATGGCCTGCCATGGGGTGGCAGAAAGGTTGCAAGAGCTCGGTTTGGCTGACCTCAAATTACTTTAATCTGTTCTGGTATAGGATGAGATACACACACTTTGTGATTCATATTAACCTTCAAATGTCTTTTTATGGGTCAGCAAAAAGTCACAAACATGCACTTGTATGTCCCAGCAGTGTATTGCCCTTCTGAACCTAACTgcacatttctgaaaaacattcaGCCACTAAAATCTGCAATGTGCAAATCAAAGCCTATGTGTGCAGCAGCCTTGCCACTCGGAAGTATTTATTATGGAATCATCCTGATGTACCCTGTTCTTTCAGTCTGTGACACACTGTAATTTCCCAGGTTTTGGGTTAGGTACTGCACTTTTCCCCTCTTGAAAATTATTCCAAGTTTGTATTTTAGTATAATGGGGCCTACACACAAATTAACTGTGTCTACAATCACAGCATCTTCATCAGCAACATGGCTAAGCCCTGGGGTCTGTCAGGATGCAATTACACAACTCCTCTGTTTGGTCCAGGTCAAAGACTAATCCAGCACTGAAATGTGCAAACTCGCTGCTCCTGTCATGCAGATCAAGTCTGCAAATAATTCCATGCTCATTGATGATACTCTGCACAGTTCAGGTTGGAGATGATTTTACACACACAGCTACTTTTACCACAAGGAAGGTCTAGGTAGAACAAACTGCTAATTTCATGTTTGACTGAGGGGTCTCAGATTTGTCCAGGCAGAGCATTTGAGATCAGCTATAAGGCTTTCCCTTCCTGTTTCTCAATTCATGACGGAGAGACAGACCTGCCACCTCCACAGCAACCACTGTAACACCAAGTGCTAGCTCTCAGCAGCAATTTTGAGTTTACTAACACAGATTACTAAGAGGTTTGTGCACTTTCACTGCCCAGTCAACAGCTTTGCTAGCGTATTTGCTAAATTACAGGTACATACTCCATCTCACAGTGCGACAAGAACGACTTTTTCCAGATTTCACAGCAGTATGGAATTAAGGCAGTTTAACCAAGACCTGACTTCAAATTAACTGCCTAGGAAACCTTTGTCCTTTACAGCTGTCCACCAAAACAAGcattaaataatttccattgCTTCACTGTCCCTATTTGTCTTCAACAGTTAGAAAGTTCTCATCTTCTTCCTACTCCACATTGCTTTTTGTATACAGCTGAGGACTTTGCACATTCAGACACAGACTGGACACAAGGTAGCAGGATTGACTTACCACCTAACTGGAAGCAGGAGACAAGTGGAACTTGTTCTTAACCTGGTGCACAGCAGAAACTGAGCCCTATAAGCATATGCTGGGTCTCACACTACCCACCTTTGGAGCCTTAGCAAATATTGGTCATGCTTGAGCAGCTCTCTGTGATTTAAAGCCTCACCACCTGGTGCTAGCTCAAGCTTCCTCCATAGATTAAGTTTTTCATCTCCACTATGTGGTACTTCACCATATGTagtaacaaacagaaaaactccAGCTTCCTTCAGACACCATGGTAAGCACAACATGTCAACCATTTCCTGTTCAAGACCATGGGCATGTTACACCACACAGGTTGCTTTGTCCCTGTTTCAACCATCAGGTTTGTTACTACTGCTTCAGCAACATGGCTGTGCAGAGACAACTTGTACTTGATACATGCATGGAATCAGTCCCTTTAGTTAAAGGATGGTCTAAGATATACCTGAACAGCAAGTATGAAATAAGTATCACATGCTGTCATTGAGGCCCTATGTAAACAATTTGCCTGAACCAGTACTGTAATCTCCTCCCCAAGGCAATGCTGCCAACACTCCCGCATCAGTATGATACATGAAGAGTTCAAATAAGAGATGCAGGAAGGAGTAGGGATGACTGAAGACAGCCAATTCAGGCAGGCACAGCAATACctatttcctctttcatttaTCTTTTCAACCTTTATGAAAGCTCTGCAGCTTGTAATACAACTTACAAAGGGCATTTTCTCttccaattttttttacatcaagTAACTAGACCAGATATTACTAAAAATGAGTCTCTTGTAGACAGTTATAGAAGATTCTTCTTTagagttttatttgtttatagCAACAGTAGCACATATTTCCACTTAGGTATTTTAGTGCAACAAGGAAATCCATTAAGCTTCAGCAAGGTGACCTATGTTTCTATATGCAATGGAACAGATTAAGATGTCTCCCTTTGTTGCACAACAGTTTAAAGCTTCAGAACTCTAAGTAAATACCTTTCACAGAATTAAACAAGCAGATACTTTGCTTGATTATGAAATGCTTTTGTTGGATGAGTGAAGTGCTTTCTGCAGTAGAACAATTCATTTGTAAGCCACAGGCACTACTACAAGAGTGGTACCAGAGTAGAACTAGTGACATTTTAGTAGTCTGTGCAAAAATTCCACTCTACTTCTTGCAAGTTGCGTATCTTGAAGATACGTTCTCCCAGTTGATCACATTCCAGATGGCTTTCAAATAATCAGGTCGAACATTTTTGTATTGAAGATAATAAGCATGTTCCCATACATCAATGCCTAGCAAAGGAATGAGAcctgtgaaaaaaaagaggatagATTTTGTAAATGTATGAAAACACACTTCACATATAAAGTTTTATAATGCATCCTCAAGTTGCACCCAGTTTCTGAGTCTTAATCTGCTAGAAGACAAAGAGCTCTGCAGCATACTGGCAATATTTTACAAAACTGCTCTCACACAACACAAACACACTGCATGAACTCAAGGAGTTGATCTGGATAAAAACATCTATAAATATTCTGGAACTGCCTTGAAGACATAATCAAAACCAGGTGAAGTAATTTTGGAAAGGTTTCTATCTTTTGCAGAGTTATGCAAGCACTTTCATGCAAAATTACATTATAAAGGTTTTTTGCTATGCCAGCTTGCTTCCAATACTTTAGTTACAGGCTATTTGGTACCTGCCTAAATACCTCCTTGCTCTTTTGTGCTAAAATACCCTTGTCACTGAATTTTTAATGGTAAATTTTCACAGGAGGGAGGGTGAAATCTTACCCTCGTATATATTACACTCCATGTCCCtaaatcttgcttttttttcaccCTACTGAATAGGCAGTACACAGACTGCTGGCAATACATGAAATTCCTTGCCATTCTCTATGAATTTTGCAGAACATGTTTTAAAGGTATCTACAAAATTATTTGGGCAAACTGAGACTGCAGGCAGACTCTCActgttctctcttctctctgaaGGGTGTCCAGCTTGTCATTACCACTGCCATGTCTCTCTAAGGAAGTAAGAATATCTTGGAAAGAGATCATTGCCAGTACTGTGCTGCTTGTCCAGCTGTAATATTTAACCACATTATAGACTAATTTGGTTAACACTCATCACTCTGTCAatataaaggaagaaaattataagGCTCCATTTTAAATCTGGTCTAGATAGGAACAAGAGTTACTATGATCATCTCCCCCTCTCCTGCTGTCTGGCCTCCACTGACAGTACTGTGAATAGCTCCTctgacagagaaaataaaatctgaaggCAAGAGTCTTAAAGCTGCTTGATATGTGCAAGTTACTCCAGTTACTCAAAAATCCAAGGAAGCTGAAGCTAAAATATTCACCAAGCAAAATGCACTTTCACAATATAGCCCACCTATTTCCCCTTGGACTCTTCACAGTTTTTAAGTCCTGCTTTACAAACGCTGCTGTAAAAACTGGGTTTTCACTTCTTCTAGAAGAGACATGTGGCTTTTCAGATCTATCTATCCAGAAATTTCTTCTCAACATTGTCCACAAACCACTTTTCAGATGTTACACATTTGCCTATCAAATTAACAgatgcagaggggaaggaaagaaacctGACCTGTTGTTCCTTGCAAAGGATCTTGATTTGCACAAGCTGCTATCTGTAGGCGCCCTTGCTCCTTGTTATAGCCAAGCCATCCCCAGCCTGATCCTTGAACACCAACTGATACAGCTGTAAGCTTCTCCTTAAAGTTTGTAAAGGAACCAAAGTCACGCTTGATGGCTTCCATCAATTCtcctttaacagaaaaaaaaagcacagaaagatcACAggcatataaaataaaaacctcaatCAAAACCTCTCAAGTTTATCACAACAGCTTTTCTGAGATCTGTACTAAATGGCCTTTACCTTTAATTGCAGGTCACTTTAGGTAATCAGTACTCTATCCTTCCCAAGGGGATCCCTTCCTTCAGGCTTTAACTGTTAAACTATCCCTATCCAAACTGGAGCACTCCAGCCACTAGGCTGGGTGGGTCTGCAGcacatttcttccctttctgtgaACCAAGTATATATGGCAATTTAACTAGCATGGCTTTGTACAATTCTTTTCTCATAATGAAAGTGGAAAGCAGATACACAGCAGTAGCCAAGTATTTTGCAGTGTATACATAATCAGCTCTAGAAATCAAAAATACTTTGTACACTAGTTTTTTACACTTTTAGCTTACATCCAAAAACCCCCCGAATACCTCAGAATTTGGTAATTGTCACATAGAAAGGTGTATTAACTCTGAAAAATAACGATCCTCTAGACTCcttcaaagagagaaaagatcATCAATTCTACCTGTTAGTTTAAGTGATGCAATAAACCACTGTAACATACACTAACCTTTAGGCTCCCCTCCTCCATTAGGAGAAAGGTTTGTCCAGAAGATGCTGTGATTGATATGACCCCCACCATTGAATTTCAGTGCAGGCTGAAGTGATACCTGAGTTGTAACATCACCTAGggatacagaaaataaaattacctaaattaaaacattatcaTCACAACAGGCAGTAAGTTTCTACTAGGCCTCCACTGagcttcaaaatatttctacaaGCATATAGTTTACAATGTTTGTATTGTTATCCATATTCTAGATACAGATAAATTCTATCAAAGATTTATTAtctttgacatttttttctgtaataaattaCCTGCAATATTGCAACTATCAGGCAGCCCATACTACACATGTAAGACCTACTGCCACTCTACAGCAGAATAAAGCAATGAGTACAGCGAGATCTCTTTGAGCACCCAGCACTTGTAAATTCTTCAGTATCATCACTACAAGGCAAGAATATCACCCATTAGCTCACTGATTTGCAAACCAagcatttttaaacttcttaAAACAATTTACAGGGCAAATAGCTTGTGATTGCAAAAAGTCAGTAAGTACAGTGAGCACATACACAAAATGTTCTTCCTCCTATCTTTAGTTTCATTTGGGGTATCTCTGGAAGGAGGTACTCACAGAGAAGTGACCCAAATAATTTTACTACATATGACATGTCCTGTCCATCTGAAAACAAGATCAACAGCTCTGTACTTCCTCTCTCTCCACAAAATGCTGTATTCCTTGAAGAATTCACCGGTGCCTTGTATCTAAACAGTGTTGCACCACTTTAATACAAGTGTTTTCATTActattttgtctttaaaaacactgaagcatttaaaaggtttttaaagctttttccACTCCAAATACATTCTTTAGTAAGGAATCAGTGAGGGAACTGTTTCCTCCATTCTTAAGACTGAGAGGTAGAAATTTTCTGAATCACCTCAACAACACAGACATGAAGACAAGCCTCAAAGCAGTAACCCAGCTCAAAACAGTAGCACATTTGTTACTAAGGTTTTAATCCAGGATTCCACATTCTCAGCATTTCCTCACAACCTTCACAGAGTACAGCACTGAAACAAAGCACCCAGTGCAGTTTGTAAAACATTACTTGCTGGATTTAGGTATCAGGTTAAGGATAAGAAGTCTCTCATGGCCACTAAGATGGCATCTTTGGGACATTTCCCCTGAATTTTGCATGCCT
This window contains:
- the SOD2 gene encoding superoxide dismutase [Mn], mitochondrial, with the translated sequence MLRRFAAAGRSSARFVAPLGCLVSRQKHTLPDLPYDYAALEPHINAEIMQLHHSKHHATYVNNLNVVEEKYKEALAKGDVTTQVSLQPALKFNGGGHINHSIFWTNLSPNGGGEPKGELMEAIKRDFGSFTNFKEKLTAVSVGVQGSGWGWLGYNKEQGRLQIAACANQDPLQGTTGLIPLLGIDVWEHAYYLQYKNVRPDYLKAIWNVINWENVSSRYATCKK